From a region of the Paenibacillus sp. FSL R10-2734 genome:
- a CDS encoding circularly permuted type 2 ATP-grasp protein has protein sequence MSKLDPLPGLSPYPLQHFFDEMYADKRSVRPHYRHVNRMFSGMSSEELLGKQNLMQRRMMEEGITFTLYNPAQDHPMERTIPFDMIPRIIPKNEWVRIEAGIIQRITALNLFIHDIYHEQYIVKDGIVPRRMIISNCYFRPEMAGLRVPGGTYITTSGIDLIRHHDGQYYVLEDNLRTPSGFSYLFKGRTLMNQLFPELSFASSIRDVDHSLNRFLSVLRSLSPSRKSDPVIALLTPGEYNSAYYEHAFLAQQMGIHLVEGRDLVAKDHKIYLKEMNGLRRVDVLYRRLDDDFIDPLAFQPDSLLGVAGLMNAYRAGNVAIANAPGTGVADDKAMYVYVPDMIRYYLNEEPILGNVPTYLLGRPDERLYVLENLSEMVVKETSLSGGYGMLIGCEATKEELAEFRMKIIADPERYIAQPIMSLSRAPVLSGGTMVPRHIDLRAFVLMGADRKPHVIPGGLTRVAMKEGSLVVNSSQGGGVKDTWVMA, from the coding sequence ATGTCCAAATTAGATCCTCTGCCAGGTCTGTCTCCGTATCCGCTACAACATTTTTTCGATGAAATGTATGCGGATAAGAGGAGTGTCCGGCCGCACTACAGACATGTGAATCGCATGTTTTCCGGAATGAGCTCCGAAGAGCTTCTGGGTAAGCAGAATTTGATGCAGCGCAGGATGATGGAGGAAGGAATTACTTTTACGCTTTACAATCCGGCGCAGGATCATCCCATGGAGCGAACGATCCCCTTCGATATGATTCCACGCATAATTCCTAAGAATGAATGGGTGAGGATAGAAGCTGGAATTATTCAGCGTATCACCGCTTTGAATTTGTTCATTCATGATATCTACCATGAACAGTACATTGTTAAAGATGGAATCGTCCCGAGGCGTATGATCATCTCCAACTGTTATTTCCGGCCTGAAATGGCGGGGCTACGAGTGCCAGGTGGTACTTACATCACTACTTCGGGAATTGATCTTATCCGCCATCACGATGGGCAATATTATGTGCTTGAAGACAATCTACGAACACCTTCAGGCTTTTCATATCTTTTTAAAGGCAGAACGCTTATGAATCAGTTGTTTCCTGAATTATCCTTTGCCAGCTCCATACGAGATGTTGATCATAGCTTGAATCGCTTTTTATCTGTTCTGCGTAGTCTTTCTCCATCACGGAAGTCAGATCCGGTTATAGCACTCCTTACTCCTGGGGAATACAATTCTGCTTATTATGAGCATGCTTTTTTAGCACAGCAGATGGGTATCCATTTGGTTGAAGGACGAGATTTGGTTGCAAAAGATCACAAAATATATTTGAAAGAAATGAACGGACTGCGCCGTGTGGATGTGTTATATCGTCGATTGGATGATGATTTCATCGATCCGTTAGCGTTTCAGCCGGATTCACTACTAGGGGTGGCGGGTCTGATGAATGCGTATCGAGCAGGGAATGTAGCTATTGCTAATGCCCCTGGAACCGGTGTTGCAGATGATAAAGCGATGTATGTCTATGTACCGGATATGATTCGTTATTATCTAAATGAAGAACCGATTCTTGGTAATGTTCCGACCTATTTGCTAGGAAGACCGGATGAACGCTTGTATGTTCTTGAGAACCTATCAGAAATGGTTGTTAAGGAGACTTCTTTATCAGGGGGGTACGGGATGTTGATCGGATGCGAAGCAACGAAGGAAGAACTGGCTGAATTCCGAATGAAGATTATTGCGGACCCAGAGCGTTATATTGCTCAGCCGATTATGTCTCTATCCAGAGCACCGGTATTGTCAGGGGGAACTATGGTGCCAAGACATATCGACCTTCGAGCTTTTGTGTTAATGGGTGCTGACCGGAAGCCGCATGTCATACCTGGAGGATTGACACGAGTGGCGATGAAAGAAGGGTCATTGGTCGTGAATTCCTCGCAAGGTGGTGGGGTAAAAGATACTTGGGTAATGGCTTGA
- the ftsY gene encoding signal recognition particle-docking protein FtsY, with translation MSFFRKLKESISGKTESVTKQFRDGLEKTRKGFVEKVADLIIRRKKIDEEFYEELEEILIGADVGVNTVMKLVEDLRAEVKQKRIEDAAELQPILSRMLMELLRGDDDNTLKENPDGITVILFVGVNGVGKTTTIGKLAHRYKQEGKKVLLAAGDTFRAGAIEQLEVWGQRAGVDVIKQQAGSDPAAVMFDAVQAAKQRNVDILICDTAGRLQNKSNLMEELNKIFRVIQREIPSAPHEVLMVLDATTGQNALTQAKLFGEKSGVTGLVLTKLDGTAKGGIVVAIRQEMNLPVKFVGLGEKMEDLQPFDSQQFVHALFAGLISEEEETEEQA, from the coding sequence ATGAGCTTTTTCAGGAAATTAAAAGAAAGCATTTCCGGCAAAACGGAAAGTGTAACCAAACAATTCCGCGACGGATTAGAGAAAACCCGTAAAGGCTTTGTTGAGAAGGTAGCAGATCTTATTATCCGCCGTAAAAAAATAGATGAAGAGTTCTACGAAGAGCTGGAAGAAATCTTGATTGGTGCAGACGTAGGCGTTAACACAGTGATGAAACTTGTCGAGGATCTGCGCGCCGAAGTGAAGCAAAAACGTATTGAAGATGCTGCTGAGCTGCAACCGATTTTGTCTCGTATGCTTATGGAATTGCTGCGCGGAGATGATGATAATACTCTGAAGGAAAATCCGGATGGAATTACGGTTATCTTGTTCGTTGGGGTTAATGGAGTGGGCAAGACAACTACCATCGGTAAGCTAGCACATCGGTACAAACAAGAGGGTAAAAAAGTTCTTTTGGCTGCGGGGGATACGTTCCGTGCCGGGGCGATTGAACAACTCGAAGTTTGGGGCCAACGTGCAGGCGTAGACGTAATTAAGCAACAAGCAGGCTCCGACCCAGCCGCTGTTATGTTCGATGCCGTTCAAGCGGCTAAGCAGCGGAATGTGGATATTTTGATTTGTGATACCGCAGGTAGACTTCAAAATAAGAGCAATCTGATGGAAGAGCTCAATAAGATCTTCCGCGTCATTCAAAGAGAAATCCCTAGTGCTCCGCATGAAGTACTGATGGTGCTAGATGCGACGACAGGTCAAAATGCGCTAACTCAAGCTAAGCTATTTGGCGAAAAGAGTGGGGTAACAGGGCTCGTCTTAACGAAGCTGGACGGTACGGCTAAAGGCGGAATTGTTGTTGCGATACGTCAGGAAATGAACTTACCTGTGAAGTTTGTAGGGCTCGGAGAAAAGATGGAAGATTTGCAGCCATTTGATTCTCAGCAGTTCGTGCATGCTCTTTTTGCCGGATTAATTTCGGAGGAAGAAGAGACTGAAGAGCAAGCCTAG